A section of the Microbacterium forte genome encodes:
- a CDS encoding Gfo/Idh/MocA family protein, whose protein sequence is MSQTTTREIGIIMNGVSGRMGYRQHLVRSILAIREEGGIELPDGSRITVKPLLVGRNEAKLAELAAKHGIEDYTTDLDAALADPKWEIYADFLVTKARASALRKAIAAGKAIYTEKPTAESLDEALELARLADEAGVKTGVVHDKLYLPGLQKLKRLIDSGFFGRILSVRGEFGYWVFEGDWQPAQRPSWNYRTEDGGGIIVDMFPHWNYVLENLFGEVKSVYAQAAVHIADRWDENGEHYTATAEDAAYGIFEIEGGIIAEINSSWTVRVNRDELVEFQVDGTHGSAVVGLFGAKIQPRNATPKPVWNPDLEDSHDYDADWQQVPTNDVFLNGFRQQWEEYLVSFVEGTKYPFDLLSGARGVQFAEAGLTSSAEGRKVALEPLTLG, encoded by the coding sequence ATGTCGCAGACGACAACCCGCGAGATCGGGATCATCATGAACGGCGTCTCGGGACGCATGGGCTACCGGCAGCACCTCGTGCGGTCGATCCTCGCGATCCGTGAAGAGGGCGGCATCGAGCTGCCCGACGGATCCCGCATCACGGTGAAGCCGCTGCTCGTCGGCCGCAATGAGGCCAAGCTCGCCGAGCTCGCCGCCAAGCACGGCATCGAGGACTACACGACCGACCTCGACGCGGCCCTCGCCGACCCGAAGTGGGAGATCTACGCCGACTTCCTCGTGACCAAGGCCCGTGCCTCCGCTCTTCGCAAGGCGATCGCGGCAGGCAAGGCCATCTACACCGAGAAGCCCACCGCGGAGTCGCTGGACGAGGCTCTCGAGCTCGCGCGTCTCGCCGATGAGGCCGGCGTCAAGACCGGCGTCGTGCACGACAAGCTCTACCTGCCCGGCCTGCAGAAGCTCAAGCGCCTGATCGACTCGGGCTTCTTCGGCCGCATCCTGTCGGTGCGAGGCGAGTTCGGCTACTGGGTGTTCGAGGGCGATTGGCAGCCCGCGCAGCGACCCAGCTGGAACTACCGCACCGAAGACGGCGGCGGCATCATCGTCGACATGTTCCCGCACTGGAACTACGTGCTCGAGAACCTGTTCGGCGAGGTCAAGAGCGTCTACGCGCAGGCCGCCGTGCACATCGCCGACCGCTGGGACGAGAACGGCGAGCACTACACCGCCACCGCCGAAGACGCCGCATACGGCATCTTCGAGATCGAGGGCGGCATCATCGCCGAGATCAACTCGAGCTGGACGGTGCGCGTGAACCGCGATGAGCTCGTCGAGTTCCAGGTCGACGGCACCCACGGATCCGCCGTGGTCGGACTCTTCGGCGCGAAGATCCAGCCGCGCAACGCGACGCCGAAGCCGGTGTGGAACCCCGACCTCGAAGACAGTCATGACTACGACGCCGACTGGCAGCAGGTGCCCACGAACGACGTCTTCCTCAACGGCTTCCGTCAGCAGTGGGAGGAGTACCTGGTCTCGTTCGTCGAGGGCACGAAGTACCCCTTCGACCTGCTTTCGGGTGCTCGCGGCGTGCAGTTCGCCGAGGCCGGTCTGACCTCCAGCGCCGAGGGCCGCAAGGTCGCGCTCGAGCCGCTGACGCTGGGCTGA
- the galT gene encoding galactose-1-phosphate uridylyltransferase — MNTHESPELRTETLSAGIIKRATTLADGRELIYFDDPDTTLGAERAVDARTLDARGETATMRLDVLTGDWITVAANRQNRVMMPSADADPLAPQSPTNPSEVPSLYDVAVFENRSPAFGPALAEATGTAPAASNPPRGLDDLSALGLGRTRTSVGRCEVVCFSPEHTGSFGTQSVTRARTVIEAWADRTAALSQLPGIQQIFPFENRGEAIGVTLPHPHGQIYAYPYVTPRTTRLLDSIDRTAPDLFQHILESEQTSERVVFRGEHWTAFVPFAARWPLEVHLMPHRHVPDFAETTDAERDELAPLYLRLLRGVDALYDTPTPYIAAWHQAPVNVGRDSVRLHLQLTSPRRAADKLKFLAGSEAAMWAWAAEVTPEQGAARIREAIAKADATHASADTADTADTADTADEASA; from the coding sequence GTGAACACGCACGAATCTCCTGAGTTGCGAACCGAGACTCTCTCAGCCGGAATCATCAAACGGGCCACCACGCTCGCCGACGGCCGCGAGCTGATCTACTTCGACGACCCCGACACGACGCTCGGTGCCGAGCGCGCGGTCGACGCACGCACCCTCGATGCCCGCGGCGAGACCGCCACGATGCGCCTCGACGTGCTGACGGGCGACTGGATCACCGTCGCCGCGAACCGGCAGAACCGCGTGATGATGCCGAGCGCCGACGCCGACCCGCTCGCTCCGCAGTCACCGACCAACCCGTCTGAGGTGCCGTCGCTCTACGACGTCGCCGTGTTCGAGAACCGCTCGCCAGCGTTCGGCCCCGCCCTGGCCGAGGCCACCGGCACCGCCCCCGCAGCGAGCAACCCTCCGCGCGGACTCGACGACCTCAGCGCTCTGGGCCTCGGTCGCACCCGCACGTCGGTCGGTCGCTGCGAGGTCGTCTGCTTCAGCCCCGAGCACACCGGATCGTTCGGCACGCAGTCGGTCACGCGCGCCCGCACCGTGATCGAGGCCTGGGCCGACCGCACCGCAGCGCTCTCCCAGCTCCCGGGAATCCAGCAGATCTTCCCGTTCGAGAACCGCGGCGAGGCCATCGGGGTCACGCTCCCCCACCCCCACGGCCAGATCTACGCGTACCCCTACGTGACGCCGCGCACCACGCGGCTGCTCGACTCGATCGACCGCACCGCTCCCGACCTGTTCCAGCACATCCTCGAGTCCGAGCAGACGTCCGAGCGCGTCGTGTTCCGCGGAGAGCACTGGACGGCCTTCGTGCCCTTCGCCGCCCGCTGGCCTCTCGAGGTGCACCTGATGCCGCACCGCCACGTGCCCGATTTCGCCGAGACGACGGATGCCGAGCGCGACGAACTCGCCCCGCTGTACCTACGCCTGCTCCGTGGCGTCGACGCGCTCTACGACACCCCGACCCCGTACATCGCCGCCTGGCATCAGGCTCCCGTGAACGTCGGTCGCGACAGCGTGCGGCTGCATCTGCAGCTGACCAGCCCCCGCCGGGCCGCCGACAAGCTCAAGTTCCTCGCCGGCTCCGAGGCCGCGATGTGGGCCTGGGCCGCCGAGGTCACCCCCGAACAGGGCGCCGCCCGCATCCGCGAGGCCATCGCGAAGGCAGACGCCACCCACGCATCCGCAGACACCGCAGACACCGCAGACACCGCAGACACCGCAGACGAGGCATCCGCATGA
- a CDS encoding dihydrodipicolinate synthase family protein produces the protein MSTLRLLDAAGAVTDAELREGGGYSRPSSPLQSRVAYAAAHVVPKVHADNTPGQPADIDWDSTLAFRRNVYSWGLGVADAMDTAQRNMGLDAAATRELIARSAEVAREEGGSVVVGVNTDHVAESHITLDQVIDAYKEQLHFTEEQGAGPVLMASRHLARVAESADDYRRVYREVLSSATVPVVLHWLGTAFDPELAGYFGADDWQTASAALLDIIGEQPDRVAGVKMSLLNAESEISVREQLPQGVRMFTGDDFNYVGLIGGDTTRSSSEERSTETKRTHSDALLGAFAAITPVASAAIQALDAGAPARYLEILGPTEELSRQVFAAPTFYYKTGVAFLSWLNGHQPAFQMVGGLHSARSLPHLSRIVELANASLALEKPELARERWHGMLRLNGADA, from the coding sequence ATGAGCACTCTCCGACTTCTCGACGCCGCGGGCGCGGTGACGGATGCCGAGCTGCGCGAGGGCGGCGGGTACTCGCGACCGTCCTCGCCGCTGCAGAGCCGCGTCGCTTACGCCGCAGCCCATGTCGTGCCCAAGGTGCACGCCGACAACACCCCGGGGCAGCCCGCCGACATCGATTGGGATTCGACGCTCGCGTTCCGCCGCAACGTGTATTCGTGGGGACTCGGCGTCGCCGATGCCATGGACACCGCGCAGCGCAACATGGGCCTGGATGCCGCGGCGACGCGCGAGCTCATCGCACGCAGCGCCGAGGTCGCCCGCGAGGAGGGTGGCTCCGTCGTGGTCGGCGTCAACACCGATCACGTCGCCGAGTCGCACATCACGCTCGACCAGGTGATCGATGCCTACAAGGAGCAGCTGCACTTCACCGAGGAGCAGGGCGCGGGCCCCGTGCTCATGGCCTCGCGCCACCTGGCCCGCGTCGCGGAGAGCGCCGACGACTACCGTCGCGTCTACCGCGAAGTGCTCTCGTCGGCCACGGTTCCGGTCGTGCTGCACTGGCTCGGAACGGCCTTCGATCCTGAGCTCGCCGGCTACTTCGGCGCGGACGACTGGCAGACGGCATCCGCTGCGCTGCTCGACATCATCGGGGAGCAGCCCGACAGGGTCGCGGGCGTGAAGATGAGCCTGCTGAACGCCGAGTCCGAGATCTCGGTGCGTGAGCAGCTTCCGCAGGGCGTGCGCATGTTCACGGGCGACGACTTCAACTACGTCGGCCTCATCGGCGGCGACACCACCCGGTCGTCGAGCGAGGAGCGAAGCACCGAGACGAAACGCACCCACTCCGATGCGCTGCTCGGCGCGTTCGCGGCGATCACCCCGGTGGCGTCCGCAGCGATCCAGGCGCTGGATGCCGGAGCCCCTGCCCGCTACCTCGAGATCCTCGGACCGACCGAAGAACTGAGCCGCCAGGTGTTCGCCGCTCCGACGTTCTATTACAAGACCGGAGTCGCCTTCCTCTCCTGGCTCAACGGGCATCAGCCCGCGTTCCAGATGGTCGGCGGTCTGCACTCGGCGCGGAGCCTTCCGCACCTCAGCCGCATCGTCGAGCTGGCCAACGCGTCGCTCGCATTGGAGAAGCCCGAACTCGCGCGCGAGCGCTGGCACGGGATGCTGCGCCTGAACGGGGCGGATGCATGA
- a CDS encoding glycerate kinase, whose protein sequence is MTRVVLAPDSFKGTITAADAAASLAEGWASVDPSATFVHRPMADGGEGTVAAFAAAVPGARRMPVVVDGPAGVPLETSWLLLPPSAGSPGGTGVIDLASTSGIELLDELRPWDADTTGFGQAIAAALDHGVTRLVVGIGSSASTDGGTGMLSALGARFLDASGEPVARGARGLADIASVDLSALRTAPQVRVLTDVTNPLVGPRGAAAVFGPQKGLDASELSDVDAGLARLADLLGLDAALPGTGAAGGTGGALVVWGAALAPGAAEVAELIGLADAISDADVVITGEGSYDGQSGDGKVPSFIAGLAASAGAVALLAAGRITADSDVSLFAASASLSDIAGSSDAALAEPARWLREAGALLASSV, encoded by the coding sequence ATGACCCGCGTCGTGCTGGCGCCGGACAGCTTCAAGGGCACGATCACCGCGGCGGATGCGGCAGCATCCCTCGCTGAGGGCTGGGCGTCGGTCGATCCTTCCGCGACGTTCGTGCACCGACCGATGGCAGACGGCGGCGAGGGCACCGTCGCCGCCTTCGCCGCGGCCGTGCCGGGGGCGCGACGCATGCCGGTCGTCGTCGACGGGCCCGCTGGCGTGCCGCTAGAGACCAGCTGGCTGCTGCTGCCCCCATCCGCCGGGTCTCCTGGCGGCACCGGCGTCATCGACCTCGCCTCCACCTCGGGCATCGAACTTCTCGACGAGCTGCGCCCGTGGGATGCCGACACCACCGGCTTCGGTCAGGCGATCGCCGCCGCCCTCGACCACGGCGTCACGCGACTGGTGGTCGGCATCGGATCGAGTGCGTCGACAGACGGCGGCACCGGGATGCTGTCCGCGCTCGGTGCCCGATTCCTCGACGCGTCCGGTGAGCCCGTCGCCCGCGGTGCGCGCGGTCTCGCCGACATCGCATCGGTCGATCTGAGCGCCCTGCGTACCGCGCCTCAGGTGCGCGTGCTCACCGACGTCACCAACCCGCTCGTCGGCCCTCGGGGTGCCGCAGCCGTGTTCGGGCCGCAGAAGGGTCTCGACGCCTCCGAGCTCTCAGACGTGGATGCCGGACTCGCCCGACTCGCCGACCTGCTCGGCCTCGATGCCGCTCTGCCCGGCACCGGAGCCGCCGGGGGCACGGGTGGTGCGCTCGTCGTCTGGGGAGCGGCGCTCGCTCCCGGAGCCGCCGAAGTGGCGGAGCTCATCGGGCTCGCGGACGCGATCTCCGACGCCGACGTCGTCATCACGGGCGAGGGCTCGTACGACGGTCAGTCCGGCGACGGCAAGGTGCCTTCGTTCATCGCGGGCCTCGCGGCATCGGCCGGGGCCGTCGCGCTGCTCGCGGCCGGGCGCATCACCGCCGACTCCGATGTGTCGCTGTTCGCGGCATCCGCGTCTCTCAGCGACATCGCCGGATCGTCGGATGCCGCTCTCGCGGAGCCTGCGCGCTGGTTGCGCGAGGCCGGCGCGCTGCTCGCCAGTTCGGTCTGA
- a CDS encoding sugar phosphate isomerase/epimerase family protein yields MTTIRPGLCSVTFASLSVERVVELAAEARLEVIEWGADEHVPAGDVEQAARAARLTTDAGLVCCSYGSYFRAGADEAVTPVLDTAEALGVDRVRVWAGSIGSDEAAPQDWAATIARLQDAVDEASARGMSLALEFHSGTLADTAPTTLRVLEEVARPTLSTYWQPTVGAAVDAVLDEYRAIADHVSAAHVFSWWPDHDRLPLRARDALWTRFFGEAQSAPTPPRDALLEFVPGDDPAMMRGEAATLRSYLSL; encoded by the coding sequence ATGACAACGATCCGGCCAGGACTCTGCTCGGTGACCTTCGCGTCGCTGAGCGTCGAACGCGTCGTCGAGCTCGCAGCGGAGGCGCGACTCGAGGTCATCGAGTGGGGTGCCGACGAGCATGTGCCGGCCGGGGATGTCGAGCAGGCGGCGAGGGCGGCGAGGCTGACGACGGATGCCGGGCTGGTGTGCTGCTCGTACGGCTCGTACTTCCGCGCCGGTGCCGACGAGGCGGTCACTCCCGTGCTCGACACCGCCGAGGCTCTCGGCGTCGACCGCGTGCGCGTCTGGGCGGGGTCGATCGGATCCGACGAAGCCGCACCGCAGGACTGGGCGGCGACGATCGCCCGACTACAGGATGCGGTCGACGAGGCGAGCGCGCGGGGCATGTCCCTCGCGCTCGAGTTCCATTCGGGCACGCTCGCCGACACCGCGCCGACGACACTCCGAGTGCTCGAGGAGGTCGCGAGGCCCACGCTCAGCACCTACTGGCAGCCCACTGTCGGTGCCGCGGTCGACGCGGTGCTCGATGAGTATCGCGCGATCGCAGACCATGTGAGCGCCGCGCACGTGTTCTCGTGGTGGCCCGACCACGACCGGCTGCCGCTGCGGGCACGTGATGCCCTCTGGACCCGGTTCTTCGGAGAGGCGCAGTCTGCGCCCACGCCCCCGAGAGACGCACTGCTCGAATTCGTGCCCGGTGATGATCCGGCGATGATGCGTGGCGAGGCCGCGACGCTCCGCTCGTACCTCTCGCTCTAA
- a CDS encoding LacI family DNA-binding transcriptional regulator has protein sequence MAMVASRAGVSGQTVSRVVNDSPRVDPATRERVETAMAELGYRPHRAARALRTGRSQTIGLVVTTLATVGNSRMLQATAEAAAERGYALTLVTAGDSVADAFERLAEQEVDGAIVLNEASALVPEAQRPPGLRLVVVDAPASAEIAVVHSDHVGGAAAATAHLLSLGHETVHHLAGPSGSFAAAERERGWRQALADAGIEPAPVVRGDWTAEAGFVAGEALRAASAVFCANDQMALGLLRAFAEAGRRVPEDVGVVGFDDVPDAANYRPPLTTIRQDFTALAQRAVGLLVAEIEGTPGVAASAVVPTLLIDRASTR, from the coding sequence ATGGCGATGGTCGCCTCTCGCGCCGGCGTCTCGGGTCAGACCGTCTCACGCGTCGTCAACGACAGCCCCCGCGTCGACCCCGCCACCCGTGAACGTGTCGAGACGGCGATGGCCGAGCTCGGTTATCGCCCGCATCGCGCCGCGAGGGCGCTGCGCACCGGCCGCTCGCAGACCATCGGGCTCGTCGTCACCACTCTCGCGACGGTCGGCAACTCGCGGATGCTGCAGGCCACCGCCGAGGCAGCGGCGGAACGCGGTTATGCGCTCACCCTCGTGACGGCGGGCGACAGCGTCGCCGACGCCTTCGAGCGGCTCGCCGAGCAGGAGGTCGACGGGGCGATCGTGCTGAACGAGGCGTCCGCTCTCGTTCCCGAAGCCCAACGCCCGCCCGGTCTGCGACTGGTCGTGGTCGATGCGCCGGCGTCAGCCGAGATCGCCGTCGTGCACAGTGACCACGTCGGGGGCGCCGCCGCAGCGACCGCCCATCTGTTGAGCCTCGGTCACGAGACCGTGCACCATCTCGCCGGGCCTTCCGGGTCGTTCGCCGCGGCGGAACGCGAGCGCGGGTGGAGGCAGGCTCTCGCGGACGCGGGCATCGAGCCCGCGCCCGTCGTCCGCGGCGACTGGACGGCCGAGGCCGGTTTCGTCGCCGGGGAGGCGTTGCGCGCAGCATCCGCCGTCTTCTGCGCCAACGACCAGATGGCGCTCGGGCTGCTGCGGGCCTTCGCCGAGGCGGGGCGGCGGGTTCCCGAAGACGTCGGCGTCGTCGGGTTCGACGACGTGCCGGATGCCGCGAACTACCGGCCTCCGCTGACGACGATCCGCCAGGACTTCACGGCGCTCGCGCAGCGCGCCGTGGGTCTGCTCGTCGCAGAGATCGAGGGCACGCCGGGCGTCGCGGCATCCGCTGTCGTCCCGACTCTTCTGATCGACCGCGCCAGCACCCGCTGA
- a CDS encoding sugar phosphate isomerase/epimerase family protein, which produces MIVDPRLSINQATIKHADLATALRVTADAGVQAIGLWREPVNEVGLDVAARMLEDSGLRFTTHCRGGFFTLPEGPERVAALDDNRRAIEETATLAAAGADGSTAVLVLVAGGIPAGSRDLIGARERVRDAIGVLASDAKASGVTLAIEPLHPMYASDRAVVSTLGQALDIAADFDADVVGAAVDTFHIWWDPQVLEQIARAGREGRIATYQVCDWKTPLAADVLLSRHYTGDGVIDFGSLTRAVIETGYDRDIEVEIFNADIWADAPENVVRRTAETFGAAVSPHLR; this is translated from the coding sequence ATGATCGTCGATCCCCGCCTGTCGATCAATCAGGCGACCATCAAGCACGCCGACCTCGCGACGGCGCTGCGGGTGACGGCGGATGCCGGCGTCCAGGCGATCGGTCTGTGGCGCGAGCCCGTGAACGAGGTCGGGCTCGACGTCGCCGCCCGCATGCTCGAGGACTCGGGGCTGCGATTCACGACGCACTGCCGCGGCGGGTTCTTCACCCTTCCCGAGGGGCCCGAGCGCGTCGCGGCACTCGACGACAACCGCCGCGCGATCGAGGAGACCGCGACGCTCGCCGCCGCAGGTGCCGACGGGTCGACCGCGGTGCTCGTGCTCGTGGCCGGCGGCATCCCCGCCGGCTCTCGCGATCTGATCGGCGCGCGCGAACGAGTGCGCGACGCGATCGGCGTGCTCGCCTCCGATGCGAAGGCGTCGGGGGTGACGCTGGCGATCGAGCCGCTGCATCCGATGTACGCCTCCGATCGCGCTGTCGTCTCGACGCTCGGCCAGGCGCTCGACATCGCCGCCGACTTCGACGCCGATGTCGTGGGCGCAGCAGTCGACACGTTCCACATCTGGTGGGATCCGCAGGTGCTCGAGCAGATCGCGCGCGCCGGTCGAGAGGGCCGCATCGCGACCTATCAGGTGTGCGACTGGAAGACCCCGCTCGCCGCCGACGTGCTGCTGTCGCGGCATTACACGGGCGACGGCGTGATCGACTTCGGCTCGCTCACCCGCGCCGTGATCGAGACGGGATACGACCGCGATATCGAGGTCGAGATCTTCAACGCCGACATCTGGGCGGATGCTCCCGAGAACGTCGTGCGGCGCACGGCCGAGACCTTCGGTGCCGCGGTCTCGCCGCACCTGCGCTGA
- the pgm gene encoding phosphoglucomutase (alpha-D-glucose-1,6-bisphosphate-dependent), with translation MTSRAGLPAEESDLIDVDELIAAYYDRVPDPGVAAERVAFGTSGHRGSSLTKSFNENHILATTQAIVDYRAAQGITGPLFLGRDTHALSLPAERSAIEVLVANGVDVRVDSRDAWVPTPALSHAILTFNRDLAPDAAGRADGIVVTPSHNPPRDGGFKYNPPHGGPADTDATGWIADRANELITGGLVDVKRERFADIDWDALPGYDFRDAYVRDLATIIDIDAIRTAGVRIGADPLGGASVEYWALIKEVYDLDLTVVNPEVDPTWRFMTLDWDEKIRMDPSSPSAMASLVAKKADYDVLTGNDADADRHGIVTPDAGLMNPNHYLAVAIDYLFSHRAEWPRDAAIGKTLVSSMIIDRVAESLGRRLLEVPVGFKWFVPGLLDGSVAFGGEESAGASFLRKDGTVWSTDKDGILLCLLAAEIIAVTGKTPSERYAELEQAFGSSAYQRVDAPATPAQKATLGKLAPDAVSATTLAGEEITSKLSHAPGNGAAIGGLKVQTEHAWFAARPSGTEDVYKLYAESLRGPEHLAEVQAEARAVVSAALGD, from the coding sequence ATGACGAGCCGTGCCGGCCTACCAGCCGAAGAATCCGATCTGATCGATGTCGACGAGCTGATCGCCGCTTACTACGATCGTGTCCCCGACCCCGGCGTCGCCGCCGAGCGGGTCGCGTTCGGGACGAGCGGTCATCGCGGGTCGTCGCTCACCAAGAGCTTCAACGAGAACCACATCCTGGCCACCACCCAGGCGATCGTCGACTACCGCGCGGCGCAGGGCATCACCGGCCCGCTGTTCCTCGGTCGTGACACTCACGCCCTGTCGCTGCCGGCCGAGCGCAGCGCCATCGAGGTGCTGGTCGCGAACGGCGTCGACGTCCGAGTCGACTCCCGCGACGCGTGGGTGCCGACCCCGGCGCTCAGCCACGCGATCCTCACCTTCAACCGCGACCTCGCACCGGATGCCGCCGGCCGCGCCGACGGCATCGTCGTCACCCCGTCGCACAACCCGCCGAGGGACGGCGGGTTCAAGTACAACCCGCCGCACGGCGGACCGGCAGACACCGACGCGACCGGCTGGATCGCCGACCGCGCCAACGAGCTGATCACCGGCGGTCTGGTCGACGTCAAGCGCGAGCGGTTCGCCGATATCGACTGGGACGCGCTTCCCGGATATGACTTCCGCGACGCCTATGTGCGCGATCTGGCCACCATCATCGACATCGACGCGATCCGCACCGCCGGGGTGCGCATCGGAGCCGACCCCCTCGGCGGAGCCTCGGTCGAATACTGGGCGCTCATCAAGGAGGTCTACGACCTCGACCTGACCGTCGTGAACCCCGAAGTCGACCCGACCTGGCGCTTCATGACGCTCGACTGGGACGAGAAGATCCGCATGGATCCGTCATCCCCGTCGGCGATGGCCTCGCTGGTCGCCAAGAAGGCCGACTACGACGTGCTCACCGGCAACGATGCGGATGCCGACCGCCACGGCATCGTCACCCCCGACGCCGGGCTGATGAACCCCAACCACTACCTCGCGGTCGCGATCGACTACCTGTTCTCGCACCGCGCCGAGTGGCCGCGCGACGCAGCGATCGGCAAGACCCTCGTGTCGTCGATGATCATCGACCGCGTCGCCGAGTCGCTCGGACGCCGCCTGCTCGAGGTGCCCGTCGGCTTCAAGTGGTTCGTGCCCGGGCTGCTCGACGGATCCGTGGCCTTCGGCGGCGAGGAGTCGGCCGGAGCATCGTTCCTCCGCAAGGACGGCACGGTGTGGTCGACCGACAAGGACGGCATCCTGCTGTGCCTGCTCGCGGCCGAGATCATCGCCGTGACGGGCAAGACCCCGTCGGAGCGGTACGCCGAGCTGGAGCAGGCCTTCGGTTCGTCGGCCTACCAGCGCGTCGACGCCCCGGCGACGCCGGCGCAGAAGGCGACGCTCGGCAAGCTGGCGCCGGATGCCGTCTCGGCGACGACCCTGGCGGGCGAGGAGATCACTTCCAAGCTGTCGCACGCACCGGGCAACGGCGCCGCGATCGGCGGACTCAAGGTGCAGACCGAGCACGCATGGTTCGCCGCGCGCCCGTCCGGCACCGAAGACGTCTACAAGCTGTACGCCGAGAGCCTGCGCGGCCCCGAGCACCTCGCCGAGGTGCAGGCCGAGGCTCGCGCCGTGGTGTCGGCCGCCCTCGGCGACTGA
- a CDS encoding LacI family DNA-binding transcriptional regulator, whose amino-acid sequence MSQQESPSRVRQPRHSRGAAPTLHDVAREAGVSLATASRVLNGSERKVAESFRERVEQAAAELGYTANASAQATARGSSPVIALLVADIADPYFGLIAAGVARGADEHGLVVTIAITERDPAREARIVRALRGQRPQGLILAASRTNEPADSDTSRELAEYARFGGQVVTFGAGSAENRHVEIDNRAGAEALGRRMASLGYRSAIAIGAAEGVLTSDERLAGFRAGFESGGGTIDRLIRGDFRRESGVQAMSAALADGVEPGTLVFGMSDVVAIGAMSAIRDAGREIGSDIAVCGFDDVPSSSDVTPALTTVRVPLSEVGYQAFRATVDADWQQAALPLEVIVRSSTPGIA is encoded by the coding sequence ATGAGTCAGCAGGAAAGCCCTTCCCGGGTGCGTCAGCCGCGGCACTCCCGAGGCGCAGCCCCGACCCTGCACGACGTGGCCCGAGAGGCCGGGGTCTCCCTCGCCACGGCATCCCGCGTTCTGAACGGATCCGAGCGCAAGGTCGCCGAGTCCTTCCGTGAGCGCGTCGAGCAGGCGGCGGCCGAGCTTGGCTACACGGCGAACGCGTCTGCTCAGGCCACCGCCCGCGGCAGCTCGCCCGTGATCGCGCTGCTCGTCGCCGACATCGCCGACCCGTACTTCGGACTCATCGCCGCGGGCGTCGCTCGCGGAGCCGACGAGCACGGCCTCGTCGTCACCATCGCGATCACCGAGCGCGACCCGGCCCGCGAGGCGCGCATCGTGCGCGCGCTGCGCGGACAGCGACCCCAGGGCCTGATCCTCGCCGCCTCACGCACGAACGAGCCGGCCGACTCCGACACCTCGCGCGAGCTCGCGGAGTACGCCCGGTTCGGCGGGCAGGTGGTCACCTTCGGGGCCGGCAGTGCAGAGAACCGCCACGTCGAGATCGACAACCGCGCCGGTGCAGAGGCGCTGGGCCGCCGCATGGCGTCGCTCGGCTACCGCTCGGCCATCGCGATCGGTGCGGCCGAGGGGGTCCTGACCTCGGACGAGCGTCTCGCCGGATTCCGCGCCGGCTTCGAATCAGGCGGCGGCACGATCGATCGGCTGATCCGAGGCGACTTCCGCCGCGAATCCGGTGTGCAGGCGATGTCGGCGGCGCTCGCCGACGGCGTCGAGCCGGGCACTCTCGTGTTCGGCATGAGCGATGTCGTCGCGATCGGTGCGATGTCGGCGATCCGCGACGCGGGTCGTGAGATCGGCTCCGACATCGCCGTCTGCGGTTTCGACGATGTGCCGTCGTCGAGCGATGTCACGCCGGCGCTCACGACCGTGCGGGTGCCGCTGAGCGAGGTCGGCTACCAGGCCTTCCGAGCGACGGTCGACGCCGACTGGCAGCAGGCGGCGCTGCCGCTCGAGGTCATCGTGCGGTCGAGCACCCCCGGTATCGCCTGA